The segment TTTAAATAAAAGCTGATTCCTTCAGTGCAAGGTTATGTCCCGTTTAATCAAACTCTGATTTGCCAGACTGAACATGAGGCACCTGGAGGGAGAATGAGCAATCTCCATTTACTGGAATGAGCACTCCAGGTCTGGAGAATGAGACATTTCCCAATCACTTTCTGAAACTGCCTCTTTCTGAAAGTCTTCTCAAGCTTTCTCTTGAGAAATCAGTATTTACTGTTGAAGTGAAAAAGATCCATCAAGCCTCCTATGTCACTGCCCAGGCAGTAACCAGGGAGACACTGAATGCTGTCATTTCCCACTTGAACAGTTCCAGTGGAAATGTTCAATTCCAGACACCTTTACCTGCTTCTAACGTACAGAATCCATTTGTCAGTGGAAACCACaatgctgtgctctggggagCACTGTGGATACAAGTGCTGGGACTAAATCCATGGTTATGGGGCCCAAGGGAGGGATAAATGCATTTATCCTGGGTTTAGGTACAGCCAAGTAGCACTGATTATTACTGGAATTACTTTCagtataaattattattaatgagAACAGAAAGTGACCTTTATCTTGtccattttttgcttttcatgacACATCCATGGCAGTAAATAGGAATCCACCAGCAAACCAGACTCTACTGGCACATCCTGTGAAGTATTTTGCCTCCCACGGTTCCCTGCAGTTCAGTCTTTGCCTTCAGCTCCCGGCCCTTCCCTCGCCAAGTTCCACTGTTTGTGGAGAGGATTCCCCACGTCAGGGCATCCCCCATGCAGCCCCTGCCCCCAGTGCCTGGAGAATGTTCTGCCTGTTGGAATCTGGGACAGGGATTTGACTGGAGAACTCCACGTACCAGcacaggcatttttaaaaagcaacgaccaaaaaatcccagtgaaaGAAATCACAACTGCCCTTTGTTCCTTACGGGATGCTGGTGCATTCCGAGCAGAGACATCTCCGCGGAATCGACCAGGCAAATCCCCTGCAATGattcattatttaattatacATCCACCTTCCAGAGTTCACAGAAGACAGGGAACAGCTGTGGTCGCCACGAGGCAAAGCCTCCCCACCATCCCTGGGGGTCGGGAGCAGgttccctgtcctgctcccgCTGCCGGAGCGGGGTCTGGGCTGGCCTCCCCAGGGAGGATATTGTCCAAAGGAAGGCTTGGGtgtccacagcagctgcagcaggctctggcagACAGATTTCCATTTGGAAATGgtcaaagcagcagctgggggctgagtgggacacggggacaccagCCCAGCTGGTTCTGCAGTGTCTGGGGACAGCCTCCAGCACAAGGCCCTTTGTAGGCTCTCCCTCACAATCCCTGGTTCCCCAGGCCCTGGAATTGGCAGCCAGGTgtgccagcagtgtcccagggaagcacaggtgccctgggctctgctcctcctgcctgggacagggctctgcacgggggtacacagcCTGTGCCGTGTGCGTGTGGCTCTGCTGGGCCATGCTGCCTTCCCAGACACAAAACCAGCACTCCAAAACACCTCTGAGCAGTTTGCATTCCTAATTACTTTGGTCAAACACAGCTTGAGATGAAAAGGTCTATTTTTAGAATGTTTCCAGTAAGGACcctggctttttctttccagagacaatgagttttctgtttgttttaaaatagagGCTTAGTCTTCTACTTCCCTAAGAGTGCAAATTAGCTGCAGTGAAATTAATTACTGCAAtgatttgcctttttctgaAGCTGCCTGCAGTAAATGCAGAGCCAAGGGGGTATGACAGGGAGAGGCAAGCTCCCCTCAGGTGGCCTGAGCCCAGCACTCGCCGCTGGCCTGCCCGATGCAGGCAGACCTGCATTTGTATTTATCAGTAGCAGGAGATGCAACAGAGCACCCGAGGTGAGGACACCGTggagggaagggctgtgggagctctgtccagccttgCCCTCCTGGGCAATGTTTCCCCTCTCAccatccctctgcagctccagagggcCAGTGGAGGTGGAAGTGCAGCAGGGAGCACCACAGAGTACACGTGCCTCTGGGAGCAGGGTGAGAGGAGGAAGGTGAGATGTTACACTGATTTTCCCAGCCACGGGAACCTCTTTGGAAATCAGGAACAAGTTCCAAGCACAAGTTCAGGGAAAGCCCCGTTGGGAAGAGCTCAGCACATCAGCAGGGGTGCAGGTGGTGCAGATTCCCACCAGCCAGTGGGAAGCAATGAGAACCTCTAAGGCCATTCCTAACTCAGcttctgtgctgtgcctggtgTTCAAGGGGCTGCTCACAACCTTCCTGCAGCGAGTGAGATGCTGTGTATTTCTCATGTTAAAtactcctgcctgtgctggctgctgctcagtgaAGCCACTTGCACAGCCTCCCCCTCTCTTTCCTTGCAGGGCACATTAATAGGTCCTGTGCAGTCTCTTCAAAGAGTTTCCTTGAGGCAGATGAGgtagagaaaaataatcagcaAGCCTGGAACAAACTGCCAGCCTGGGAGATTTCTGTTGCCTGAGGGCACTGAAGCatagacaaaataaaacatgacaTATTTACACTCAATCTCTTTAGGAAGGGAGATACACGGGTATTTTATGAGATGTTAAaggtatttttcaaaaatgcagCTGAGCAGGAGTTAGAAATGACAAGCacaattttctctctccctctcgATTACAGCCATCCTATCATATATTCAATAAACCCTGCTGCCTCATTCTCTCATGCCACTTTTGTTCCAGAGAAAACACTTTGATGGAGCAACTCTTTACTCACAGAACAGACAATGAAGAGACAACCAGCTCCACAGTCATTACTGTCACCCCAAGGAAGTGCCACTCTCCAAGCCCTCTGCTTCCCGAGGGAGCCAAAGGCATCCCGGGTCCTGTCTGGAACCTGCTCTTCAAACAGCTCCACCAAACCCGCTGATCCCACATCCGTGGGGATGGCTGCTCTCCCTCCTACGGTCAGTTCTTACAGCTTCTCCTCTTGACGAGAAAATCAGCAGCACTCCAAAGAGAGCCCCTGTGTTTATGGGCTCTCAGAAGAACccctgcatttcctgcagaagGATGTGGCCAATCAGTGCCAGGTGGAGTCTCCTTCTTTAACACAAGTGGGAAATGCAGAGTGATGAGAACAGAGTGACTTTTCTCAGACTTTGGGACTTCCAGAGAGGATGAATAAAGGAGATGGTTTTCAGCTTGTTAATGTACGGCCCAAACTGATCTTTCATCTACCATGAACCTGAGCAATGCATTAAGGTTATTTTTACAAGGCTTGCAGGGGATTCACgctctgcccttccccagctgcaaaGCAAATGCCAGCTGTGAActctggcagcccctgctgAACGTCAGaaccaggcagagctgtgactgCAAAGCCTGGAACTTTTACCCCATAGGAGCTTTAGTGCCTGGCACTGGCTTATTCCTGGGAAGGTGTCAGGGGTGGATGAGCTGTGATTCTTTGGAGTGCAAGAGGGGAAGAGTATGTCCAAAAGTGCCATTCAAGGCCCCAGGGCACATGAAACACCCCCAGGCAGTCACTGCCAGCTGCTCACAAAGAGCTGCTCACACCTGCTGCAGTCCCAAGGCTGCAGCTGAACTGGCACCAGGGGAcatggggaaaataattttttatttttttaaaatatcatctgGAAACTCCTGCAAGGAGAGCCGCAGTTATAAACCTGATACAGTGATTTTATGAACCAAGCTGTACATGGCACATGAGGCCTTGGCAAGAACTGGTAGATTAAAACCAGGCTGAGTCATCACTCCCTTTTGCCCCCAAAGGCAGGAATTCATCTCTGCACAATGCAATAGAGTGAGCATTGGTTTTTTATGAAAGGGATGATCAGTCACATTTGAAATATCAGCCCAACTCCTACTGTGACTCAGATGATAAACTTGTGTTTATCAGATGGAGAGAGAAGCCCATATTTGAGCACACAACTCATCTTATCATCTCCTGTGCgtgtgcagagcccagcacgAGCTGATCTGGCCCTGAAGTCACCCTGCTCGGACCAGGAGGTTGGATTAGGTGACTTCCAGAGAGCCCTTCCTACACGAAGCCTtccagagctcctgtcccacaGACTTCATGTGGGCTCTTACCCCACTCCCACCTACTGCAATGCCCAACAGCCACTGAATTCCACAGTGGGATTCTCTGGAAAATGTCATCTTTTGGAGAGAAACTTCCTATTCATTAAGATAAAGTAAGATAATTCATACTTACTTCTTACCATATACAAATCATGCAGGTGCacacaaaataagaaaaccCCATTATTAAGAAGACAAGTGAGAAATTATTGCAGGATCAACACCTGCAAACAGGTCTGTGGTTAGTAAACATTACACAATGCCATGTGTgagttttactgaaaaaaatgggaCTAATGGAAGTATCAACGTCAGTCAAAATCATTCCTGTTTCATAAGGAAACTCCTACTATGAGAAGAGAATAAACTCCTGCTTTACCTGCCGAGGGTTCCTCTCGGATTTACTCCGGCACCACTCCCGGTCCGAGAGGCCGTGTGCGTGGCTCTCCTCGTGGGACAGCCTCCACTCTGGGCCtgcagggaatgctgagggGCCAGCGCTGgtgccctgctggccctggcagggcccTGGGCTAGCGGCAGGGCTGCCCCGGGAGCCGCTCCCCCGTGCCCTGCTCCcgctggcactgcccctgccAGGCTCCCCGCAGGCAGAGCTCGCCAGCCCGCGGCAGGACGAGGGCTTGCCGTggctgctggggtgggcagggtTCTCCAGGGATATCCTGTAGATTCCACAGCCTTGCTGGAACGACAGGTTGAACTCAAAACTGCTGCGCTTGgctgagcaggaaggaaagaagctGTGTTAGGAGCTGagaccaaaaagaaaaaggagatcACAAACACAATGCAGATGACATGCTGAAACATGGAATAAATtatccagctcctgctggaaaCAGGCACTTTTCCCTGCATTGAATAAATGAATTGTTGAGAAGAAGGACTTCTGAGAAGGAACTGCCAGGTAGATGAGCTGCAGTCGTTCTCTCTGGGAAAGTGGCTACaagggcagcaggggcagcacaAGCCATTCTGCACCTGGATGATGTGTTTAAAGCAAGTGAAAGCCATGCACTGAGGATGGCTTTTCTCTAAGATTCAGGAGTTCTTTCTCCCTGAACAAGCAGGGAATGTCAGGAATTCATCCATTGGTGGTACAAGATTTTCACTCCAGAGAATGGGAAACAACTCCCACATCCTCACAAATATTTAGCCCTTAACATTTGCAGTTGAGACCACATGATCCCTGTGAGCCTCTTCCACCTGACCCACTCTGTTCCTCCAGCTATCTTTACACAAAGCCCAAGGCAAAACAAGGCTCTAGAAGATGCCAAGAAGGTTGCCAGGGAAGGTCTGGCAACCTCTGTCACACCAAGGCAACCCTTCCACACTTACTTTTGGCATCTTGTGAAGACACTGCATAGGAGTTCCTCCTGCAATTGATGATGCAGCCGCAGGGCAGGTGGAGCCAGTGCTGTGACAGGACAAACAGCGGGGTGACCGTGGCAGCCAGCGCGGTCAGCAGGAAGCTCAGTGTCTCAAAAGAAAGGCTCTGCAGCCCAGTGATGTACTGGACAGCCATCTGAATCTGAAAGGCAGAGCATTTTGAAATTCAAATCACTTCGGGCACATGAGATGCTTCCAGGAACAAGGAGAACATCTCGCTATGAATGTGACACCACTGTAAGACACAGACTGGCATTAGTGTTTGCTGAGGACAGCAGTAGTGGCTCTAACAGACAGCGCAGGAAACACGCTGACTGCTCTCCTCTCATGctgcatttctcagaaaaacCCTCACTGAAGCTAAATATAGAGGCTGAGCACCACTGAACAGCTCCTAAATCCAGCCAGTCCCGTGTGGTACCGAGGAGCCCCAGCCTCGCACAGCCAAGGGCAGGGGTACCCAAGGGAAGGGGTACCTGAGGGCAGGGGTACCCAAGGGAAGGGGTACCTGAGGGCAGGGGTACCCGAGGGCAGGGGTACCCAAGGGCAGGGGTACCAAGGGCAGGGGTACCCGAGGGCAGGGGTACCCACACCCAAGGGCAGGGGTACCCAAGGGCAGGGGTACCCAAGGGCAGGGGTACCATGGGCAGGGGTACCCGAGGGCAGGGGTACCCGAGGACAGGGGTACCTGAGGGTCGGGGTACCCAAGGGCAGGGGTACCAAGGGCAGGGGTACCCGAGGGCAGGGGTACCTGAGGGCAGGGGTACCCAAGGGCAGGGGTACCATGGGCAGGGGTACCAAGGGCAGGGGTACCTGCCCACGAGCCAtgctccctgttcccagcagaTCCTTTCTCAGGTCCCTGttcccaaacacacacacgTGCCCACGGCAGcactccctcccagcccagcactgcagggtttACAAAGGTGCACCCAAACTGCGTTTTTCTACCaaactcctatttttttttaacccaaagGATGTGTCTCAGAAGATAGGATGGAGGGGCTCTTAGTTCCCAGCCCCAGAATGCTGAGCAAACCCTGTCCCACAGCTGGCAGTACCCAAGGGAGACCTCACTGCCCCTGGTGTTCACGTGGCATGAATGGTGTGATGGCAGAGTGGAGAGCGATGAGCCGGGCTCTGCCAAACCCACGGGGCACCAGTTAAGCTCATGCAGTGACACAGACCTGCTGGAGAGGACTTCTGCTGGCACAACTACGCTACGAGGAGCAACTGCAATGGCCACTGTTCATCTGTTTCAATCCATGGCCCACGGGTGACGTCCCACTGAAATGTAAGTGAGCATTGGAAAGTGAAGCCATCTGAGAATTTACCATCATTGGCAGCCAGAGAAGGACTTTGGTCAGTGCCAGGATCAGCGAGAACCGTTTCTGGGCAAAGCCCACCGTGaagctcctgctctgtgtgctgctctcagccacACCCTTCCCAAAAACTGCCTCTGAGTTTTGGAAAGGCTCCCGGGTTTTATCCCCAGGGTCCAGCAGCGGCAGtggaggggcagcagcaccGCAGCCCCATGGTGTCCCGGGGGAGATGGAGCCTCCAGAGCCCTGCAGGTGCTCGgtgtgcagcagctggggctcacctgagcacagcagctgcagcgtGAGGGgaacagccagcactgccaggagggAGAAGCACAGCGAGTACACAACGAGCACAAAGAGGACGTAGGAGCTGCCACAGTCGGCAAAGCAGCCCCAGGACGTGGGGATGTAGCTGCCCCAGCCACAGAGAGGCAAGATGCACATCAGCAGACTGACGGTCCAGATGGTGAGGATGGCCCACACCACACTCACACGGCGCTcggaggagctgcagctcggTGGCCCGGTCGTGTCGAGGGTGTAGAAGTTGTAAGAAACTATAAGAGACCCTTTCAGGCTGCTAGAAATGCCCTGGAATAAATACATAAACGCTGAGGTGCTGCACAGAGGCTGGGGGAGGACTTCGCTTGACCACTGCATGAGCATGAAAATAATCACTGGCACGATGCTGATCAGATCATCTGCTGCCCAAGAGGTCACAATCATCGAAACCGGGGTTTTGTTCTGCAGTTTCAGCAGGGAAACGAGTGAATAAATGCTGCCCAGAAGGGCTGGGAGTGCAATGGCAAAAGTCAAGCAGAACAGAAGGACATTCCAAGTTCTCTGCTCACTGGGCTTGTCCATAATGCTGTGATTGTCAGTCAAGAAGCTCGTCCCATTGAGTGACAAATTACCAGGAGTTACCGACATTGTCCTgggcattttttcctttgccttctcaCTGATTCTGCAAGTTTTCACCAGCTGAAACCAGAACTGTCAGCTCCACATCACAAGTTTCTTTGTTCTCCTAGACTCTCTTCTGTGGCATCTGATGAAGAAATATTCAGGTGGCAG is part of the Vidua chalybeata isolate OUT-0048 chromosome 10, bVidCha1 merged haplotype, whole genome shotgun sequence genome and harbors:
- the GPR149 gene encoding probable G-protein coupled receptor 149, whose protein sequence is MPRTMSVTPGNLSLNGTSFLTDNHSIMDKPSEQRTWNVLLFCLTFAIALPALLGSIYSLVSLLKLQNKTPVSMIVTSWAADDLISIVPVIIFMLMQWSSEVLPQPLCSTSAFMYLFQGISSSLKGSLIVSYNFYTLDTTGPPSCSSSERRVSVVWAILTIWTVSLLMCILPLCGWGSYIPTSWGCFADCGSSYVLFVLVVYSLCFSLLAVLAVPLTLQLLCSGEPQLLHTEHLQGSGGSISPGTPWGCGAAAPPLPLLDPGDKTREPFQNSEAVFGKGVAESSTQSRSFTVGFAQKRFSLILALTKVLLWLPMMIQMAVQYITGLQSLSFETLSFLLTALAATVTPLFVLSQHWLHLPCGCIINCRRNSYAVSSQDAKTKRSSFEFNLSFQQGCGIYRISLENPAHPSSHGKPSSCRGLASSACGEPGRGSASGSRARGSGSRGSPAASPGPCQGQQGTSAGPSAFPAGPEWRLSHEESHAHGLSDREWCRSKSERNPRQRTGAALAVPLRAFQGTVSLQAPTGKTLSLSTYEVSSEGQKITPVAKKIEVYRSKSVGHEPSAGEPRGAFADTSVKIHVEVLEICDNEEALDTVSIISSISQSSAQARSPSLRYSRKENRFVCCELGESASYSLLIPSHSPGCDLSISIPDTVEAHRRNSQQQLAARAGYQEEIQLLNKAYREREEQGDS